TGATGTGAGTGTGGCGATGACTTATGATGTTCCTCCCTTTGAATTTCATGACCCAGAACAGCCGATATATACACATCGCAGAGCCTTGCCCGGTGCTAAAATTATTCGCTCTGAAATTGACCATGCCATTATTTGTTCCGGTGTTCGCATAGAAACGGCACGGGTTCGACATTCCATTATCGGAATTCGCAGTGTGATTCGTGAATCTGCTGTGATTGACCATAGTATTATATGCGGTGCGGATTCGTTTGAGATGGGAGATGTTAGACATGCTTCGGGTATTCCTATGGGGATTGGACCCGGTACAGTAATAGAAAGGGCCATTATTGACCATAATGCGCGTATTGGAAGAAATGTAGTTATTCGAGGCGGGGATAATTTGAAAGATGGAGACCATGAAGGTTTTTCCATTCGAGAGGGTATTATAGTGGTTCATAAAAATGCTATTATTCCTGATGAAACAAAAATAGGAAAAATGTAATGACGGAAATATCCAATGGAAATGAAAAAGTAGAGGAAAAAAATTCGGTTTCAGGAGAATTTCGCTGGTATGAAGGATTAGCAATTTGCCTTTCGATGATAGCTGTGCAGTTATGCAGCGAGGTGATTAACCAGTGGGGGTTGTATTTTTATTCTCCTTCCGGTGGAGTGGGTAGAACAGTCTATGTCTCTATTGGACTTGTTGGATACATATTCATCATTGGAACATTCTGGGATGCTTTTAGTAGCCCACTGGTAGGTGCCTTATCGGATAAAACTCCAACGAGACCGGGACGATGGCGGATTATCCCTATTTATGGTCGTAGAAGACCCTATATATTTTTGGGTTCGTTATTGATGGTTTTTACCATGATTGGTTTTTGGTTTCCACCGACAGGGCATACTTCTCTTTTAAATTTTATTTACGGCACAATTTTATTATGTGCTCATTGGACATTATTTTCCGTTGCTGTTATACCTTTAAACGCTTTAGGACCTGAAATAGCCCGTTCTGAAACGGCTCGGGTTGCCTTAGGAACATGGACGGCCATCGGTATGATAATCGGATTGGCAATGGCCAATGCCCTGCCGGGGGTATTAATTTCAAAATTAGACCCGTCACGAATAGAAAGCCATTTGAGTATGGTTCTTGACAAAAGTAAGAATTCGGGTATGTCCCAAAAAGAGATTGAAAATTGGTTGCAGTCATGGGGATTAACAGGAGATAAATGGGAAGGTATTGTTAAAGGAGAACCAAACTCGACATTTAACATTCAGGGTAGTTTGTTCGAGGCATTGCAGGAAAAAAGTATTACAAGAACTACCGAAGATATTTTCCATAAATTAGGTATTAAAGAATATCAGAAATTGCCCCGAAAGGCGTTTCGTGCTTTGCAAGTGTCTACGAATTTAAACGAACAGGATTTTTCAGAAAAGTTACGGAAGGAGGTTTATGAATACTTAAAAATAGGGAGTTCAAAATTTATTAATATTCAAAAAGAAAATTCAGGTAATAAGATATATCTTCACTCGAAACTTTTGGAAGGCATTGAAGAAAAAGACCTTGCAGGAGAAGAACTCAAAGATAAAGAGATTGCTTTACAGGGGGAAACTTTGTCGGTTATTTCTTCAGGACCTTTTTCAGAGGAAGAGATAAACGGCATTCGAGAAAAGGTCCTTTCCTCTGTATTGAAAAGACATCTTATGGTCTCTTTTTCTGGGGAAAATCAAAATGATGTGGTTATCTTTTCCAGAGCATTAACCCAAGTGCTTGCATTAGCAGGAATACAGAATTCTCTTTCAGGTACCTCTATTGTAGATGGGATTTGGGTTGCGGAAAGTTTTTCGCCCACAGGGTATCGTAGAGTTGCAACTGTATTTGCACTTATTTCATTTGTGTTGTTTTTATTGCCGGTAATTTTTATCCGTGAACGATATGATTCAGAAGCCATACAAAGCGAACCGTTACCCTGGGGACAGGGACTAAAAGATGCATTACGAAACAAACCGTTTATGATTTATGCATGGTCTTTTTTCCTATTTACAATTGGCTTTTTAGCGGTTCAACGCGTTTTGCCGTATTGGGCAGAGTTAGGGCTGGATGGAGATGAAAGCACGATTACTTTCTTATTAATACCGTTTATACTGGTAGCGATATTGTCCTATGCCGTGATACCTATTGTAGCAAGATATTTACACATGAAATGGCTTATGTTTATTGCATTAGGAATTATTGCTTCCGGGATGCCCTTTTTATATGTTATAGGTAAATTAAATGTAGATTTTACGGTGCGAACGGTTATGGGAATGATTTTATTTGGCTATTGTGGTATAGGACAAGCCATAATCTATGTAATGATGATACCTATGTTGGGAGATATTATC
This region of Candidatus Hydrogenedens sp. genomic DNA includes:
- a CDS encoding MFS transporter, which produces MTEISNGNEKVEEKNSVSGEFRWYEGLAICLSMIAVQLCSEVINQWGLYFYSPSGGVGRTVYVSIGLVGYIFIIGTFWDAFSSPLVGALSDKTPTRPGRWRIIPIYGRRRPYIFLGSLLMVFTMIGFWFPPTGHTSLLNFIYGTILLCAHWTLFSVAVIPLNALGPEIARSETARVALGTWTAIGMIIGLAMANALPGVLISKLDPSRIESHLSMVLDKSKNSGMSQKEIENWLQSWGLTGDKWEGIVKGEPNSTFNIQGSLFEALQEKSITRTTEDIFHKLGIKEYQKLPRKAFRALQVSTNLNEQDFSEKLRKEVYEYLKIGSSKFINIQKENSGNKIYLHSKLLEGIEEKDLAGEELKDKEIALQGETLSVISSGPFSEEEINGIREKVLSSVLKRHLMVSFSGENQNDVVIFSRALTQVLALAGIQNSLSGTSIVDGIWVAESFSPTGYRRVATVFALISFVLFLLPVIFIRERYDSEAIQSEPLPWGQGLKDALRNKPFMIYAWSFFLFTIGFLAVQRVLPYWAELGLDGDESTITFLLIPFILVAILSYAVIPIVARYLHMKWLMFIALGIIASGMPFLYVIGKLNVDFTVRTVMGMILFGYCGIGQAIIYVMMIPMLGDIIDYDEKFSGERREAVYNGLSAFIWKASMAGSIWLASQSMSLWGNSIERYTGVLLVGPFAGIFGLLGMILISLYPSHWREE